In the Gymnodinialimonas sp. 202GB13-11 genome, one interval contains:
- the paaI gene encoding hydroxyphenylacetyl-CoA thioesterase PaaI: protein MTPKERAERSAEAMWKGDRASAWVGMQIVEIDEGRAILTLQIVENHCNGHGIGHGGVTFMLADSAFAFACNSRNVVTVAQHNSISFLAPVRLGDTLKADAREITQSGRSGITDVTVTNQDGVVVAEFRGASRAIGGQLFEEET from the coding sequence ATGACCCCGAAAGAACGTGCTGAGCGCAGCGCGGAAGCGATGTGGAAAGGCGATCGCGCGTCCGCTTGGGTCGGCATGCAGATAGTCGAAATCGACGAAGGCCGCGCAATCCTTACCCTGCAGATCGTTGAGAACCACTGCAACGGTCACGGCATCGGTCATGGCGGCGTTACCTTTATGCTGGCAGACAGCGCTTTCGCCTTTGCCTGCAATTCTCGCAACGTCGTCACCGTCGCCCAGCACAACAGCATCAGCTTTCTTGCGCCCGTCCGCCTTGGCGATACGCTGAAAGCCGACGCGCGCGAGATCACGCAATCCGGGCGGTCTGGCATCACCGATGTCACCGTCACCAATCAGGACGGCGTTGTCGTCGCAGAATTCCGCGGCGCCTCGCGCGCCATCGGCGGCCAGCTTTTCGAGGAAGAGACATGA
- the paaK gene encoding phenylacetate--CoA ligase PaaK: MKDLTPPRDTLDPIEIASRDEIAALQLERLKWSLRHAYDNVPFYRAQFDAKGVHPDDLQSLSDLSKFPFTVKSDLRDNYPFDMFAVPREQIVRIHASSGTTGKPTVVGYTQGDIKMWGNMVARSMRASGTRPGDMIHNAYGYGLFTGGLGAHYGGEALGCTVVPVSGGMTARQVTLIEDFRPTTIMVTPSYMLNILEEYHRQGLDPRACSLEVGIFGAEPWTNKMRAEVEAAFDMHAVDIYGLSEVMGPGVANECVETKDGLHIWEDNFYPEIIDPQTGEVLPDGEMGELVFTTLTKEGMPIIRYRTRDLTRLLPGTARSMRRMEKITGRSDDMIILRGVNVFPSQIEEQVLTVDGLAPYYQIELVKAGQMDAMKVHVESLPEHGDGEAKAVQAATLAHRIKEVVGVTAEVIVADPGTVERSQGKARRLVDNRA; this comes from the coding sequence ATGAAAGACCTCACCCCACCCCGCGATACGCTCGATCCGATCGAAATCGCCTCCCGCGACGAAATCGCAGCGCTGCAACTCGAACGCCTCAAATGGTCCCTTAGACACGCTTACGACAACGTCCCTTTCTACCGCGCGCAATTCGACGCGAAGGGCGTCCACCCTGACGACCTGCAAAGCCTGTCGGACCTGTCGAAGTTCCCCTTCACGGTCAAATCCGACCTGCGCGACAATTACCCTTTCGACATGTTCGCCGTCCCGCGCGAGCAGATCGTGCGCATCCATGCCTCCTCCGGAACCACTGGCAAGCCGACGGTCGTGGGTTACACGCAAGGCGATATCAAGATGTGGGGCAACATGGTGGCCCGCTCCATGCGCGCCTCCGGCACGCGTCCCGGCGACATGATCCACAACGCCTATGGCTATGGCCTTTTCACCGGCGGCCTTGGCGCCCATTACGGCGGTGAAGCACTGGGATGCACAGTGGTGCCCGTCTCTGGTGGCATGACGGCGCGACAAGTTACTCTTATAGAAGATTTTCGGCCCACCACGATCATGGTGACGCCCTCCTACATGCTGAACATTCTGGAAGAGTATCACCGCCAAGGCCTCGACCCGCGCGCATGCAGTCTTGAGGTCGGCATCTTCGGGGCGGAGCCTTGGACCAACAAGATGCGCGCTGAGGTCGAAGCCGCCTTCGACATGCATGCCGTCGATATCTATGGCCTGTCCGAGGTCATGGGTCCCGGCGTCGCCAATGAATGCGTGGAAACCAAAGACGGGCTGCACATCTGGGAAGACAATTTTTACCCGGAGATCATCGACCCGCAGACCGGCGAAGTTCTGCCCGACGGCGAAATGGGCGAATTGGTCTTCACCACACTGACCAAAGAAGGCATGCCCATCATTCGCTACCGCACCCGCGATCTGACCCGCCTTCTGCCCGGCACAGCGCGGTCCATGCGGCGGATGGAAAAGATCACCGGGCGGTCCGACGACATGATCATTCTCCGCGGCGTGAACGTCTTCCCCTCCCAGATCGAGGAACAAGTGCTGACGGTCGACGGCCTCGCCCCCTACTACCAGATCGAGCTGGTCAAAGCGGGCCAGATGGATGCGATGAAGGTGCATGTCGAAAGCCTGCCAGAGCATGGCGACGGTGAAGCAAAGGCCGTTCAAGCCGCCACGTTGGCGCATCGAATCAAGGAAGTCGTCGGCGTCACCGCAGAAGTGATCGTAGCCGATCCGGGCACGGTTGAGCGCTCTCAGGGCAAGGCGCGACGCTTGGTGGATAATCGAGCATAA
- the paaA gene encoding 1,2-phenylacetyl-CoA epoxidase subunit PaaA, with amino-acid sequence MYAQMIKSEATSDDPEKLAAFQARIDAGEKIEPKDWMPEGYRKTLIRQIGQHAHSEIVGQLPEGNWITRAPSLERKAILLAKVQDEAGHGLYLYCAAETLGVSRDEMTEMLLDGRMKYSSIFAYPTLTWADMGAVGWLVDGAAIMNQVPLQRTSFGPYARAMIRICKEESFHQRQGFDIMMKMCSGTPAQKQMAQDALNRFWFPALMMFGPSDAESTHSAQSMAWKIKMNSNDELRQKFVDQTVPQAEYLGLTVPDDTLAWNEEKGGYDFAEPDWDEFFEVLKGNGPCSVDRIATRKKAWDDGQWVREGLMAHAAKKRAAKVAAE; translated from the coding sequence ATGTATGCTCAAATGATCAAGTCCGAAGCGACCAGTGACGACCCCGAGAAGCTCGCGGCGTTTCAGGCCCGCATCGATGCGGGTGAGAAAATCGAGCCGAAGGACTGGATGCCCGAAGGCTATCGCAAGACCCTGATCCGCCAGATCGGCCAGCATGCCCATTCAGAGATTGTGGGCCAGCTGCCTGAAGGGAACTGGATCACCCGCGCACCTTCGTTGGAGCGTAAGGCGATCCTTCTCGCCAAAGTGCAGGACGAGGCGGGGCATGGCCTCTATCTCTATTGCGCCGCCGAAACCCTTGGCGTCAGCCGTGATGAGATGACGGAAATGCTGCTCGACGGCCGCATGAAATACTCCTCGATCTTCGCCTATCCCACACTGACTTGGGCCGATATGGGCGCAGTCGGCTGGCTCGTCGATGGGGCAGCGATCATGAATCAGGTGCCGCTGCAACGCACCTCTTTCGGCCCCTATGCCCGCGCAATGATCCGGATCTGCAAGGAAGAGAGTTTCCACCAGCGGCAGGGCTTCGACATCATGATGAAGATGTGCTCCGGCACGCCCGCGCAAAAGCAAATGGCGCAAGACGCGCTCAACCGTTTCTGGTTCCCGGCGCTGATGATGTTCGGTCCGTCCGATGCGGAAAGCACGCATTCCGCGCAGTCCATGGCGTGGAAGATTAAGATGAATTCCAACGACGAGCTGCGCCAGAAATTCGTCGATCAGACCGTGCCGCAGGCCGAATATCTTGGGCTGACCGTGCCCGACGACACGCTTGCCTGGAATGAGGAGAAGGGCGGCTACGATTTCGCCGAGCCCGATTGGGACGAGTTCTTCGAGGTACTTAAGGGCAATGGACCGTGCTCCGTGGACCGCATCGCCACCCGCAAAAAGGCGTGGGACGATGGCCAATGGGTGCGCGAGGGGCTGATGGCGCACGCAGCGAAGAAGCGTGCCGCCAAGGTGGCCGCAGAGTGA
- a CDS encoding DUF3291 domain-containing protein: MHLAEINIARLKHDIDDPRVSEFADNIARINALAERAEGFVWRNEAETSGPIQGDARMIATISVWETVEQLDRFVFGTLHRRFFDKRHAWFDMLDRMGVAMWWVAPGTQPSLTEALDRLDHLDTHGPSETAFGWEHLAPQPFRAKVLEAAQ; encoded by the coding sequence ATGCACCTCGCCGAGATCAACATCGCGCGCCTCAAGCATGATATCGACGACCCGCGTGTGTCGGAATTTGCCGACAACATCGCACGCATCAACGCGCTTGCAGAACGGGCAGAGGGCTTTGTCTGGCGCAATGAGGCCGAAACATCGGGCCCTATTCAAGGGGACGCGCGGATGATTGCAACCATCTCGGTATGGGAAACGGTCGAACAGCTTGACCGCTTCGTATTCGGCACCCTGCATCGCCGCTTCTTCGACAAGCGCCATGCCTGGTTCGATATGCTTGACCGAATGGGTGTCGCGATGTGGTGGGTCGCGCCAGGCACGCAGCCCAGTTTAACCGAGGCACTGGATAGGCTCGACCACCTCGACACCCACGGGCCGTCGGAAACCGCGTTCGGCTGGGAACACCTTGCCCCGCAACCATTCCGCGCAAAGGTTTTGGAGGCTGCGCAATGA